A DNA window from Undibacterium sp. YM2 contains the following coding sequences:
- the coaBC gene encoding bifunctional phosphopantothenoylcysteine decarboxylase/phosphopantothenate--cysteine ligase CoaBC translates to MRLAGKKIVLGLTGGVACYKIAELTRALGKAGANVQVVMTESATHFITPVTMQALSGNTVYTDQWDARINNNMPHIDLTRDADAIVIAPCSTDFIFKLAHGACNDLLSTLCVARPASLPLLVAPAMNVEMWQNPATQRNVQQIRADGIHLLGPAAGDQACGETGMGRMLEPEQLLTEIIASFQAKTLAGKHVLITAGPTFEPIDPVRGITNLSSGKMGYAIAQAAWEAGAIVTLVSGPTALDAPYGVRRVDVQTAQQMFDAVVAQLRQHKQDVFVAVAAVADWRVANASTQKLKKTSDGDAPQLQFAQNPDILASVAAMPNAPYCVGFAAESENLLQYGAAKRQKKDVPLLVGNIGHHTFGKDENELVLFDVHGHTTLPRADKQALAQQLVAEIALRSSLI, encoded by the coding sequence CTGCGACTGGCTGGTAAAAAAATCGTTCTGGGCCTGACCGGTGGCGTCGCCTGCTACAAGATTGCAGAACTGACACGGGCGCTAGGCAAGGCTGGAGCCAATGTACAGGTGGTGATGACAGAATCTGCCACTCATTTCATCACGCCGGTGACCATGCAAGCCCTGTCTGGCAATACGGTATATACCGACCAGTGGGATGCGCGCATCAATAATAATATGCCGCATATAGACCTGACGCGTGATGCTGATGCCATCGTCATCGCGCCTTGCAGTACGGATTTTATCTTCAAGCTGGCACATGGTGCCTGCAATGATTTGCTGTCAACCCTGTGTGTTGCCCGCCCGGCCAGCTTACCGCTGCTTGTCGCTCCGGCCATGAATGTGGAGATGTGGCAAAACCCTGCCACCCAACGCAATGTGCAACAGATCAGGGCAGATGGCATACACCTGCTGGGCCCGGCTGCTGGCGACCAGGCTTGTGGAGAAACCGGCATGGGCCGCATGCTGGAACCCGAGCAATTACTGACAGAAATCATCGCCTCCTTCCAGGCCAAAACGCTGGCGGGCAAGCATGTATTGATCACTGCCGGCCCTACGTTTGAACCGATAGACCCGGTACGCGGCATCACCAATCTGTCGTCCGGCAAAATGGGTTATGCGATAGCGCAGGCAGCTTGGGAAGCTGGTGCCATCGTCACTCTGGTGTCCGGCCCTACCGCGCTGGATGCACCGTATGGCGTGCGCCGCGTCGATGTGCAAACTGCCCAGCAAATGTTTGATGCGGTAGTGGCTCAACTCAGGCAGCACAAGCAGGATGTGTTTGTTGCCGTTGCCGCTGTCGCCGACTGGCGCGTTGCCAACGCCAGCACGCAGAAACTGAAAAAGACCAGTGATGGCGATGCGCCGCAACTGCAATTTGCACAAAACCCTGACATATTGGCCAGCGTCGCCGCCATGCCGAATGCGCCTTATTGCGTGGGCTTTGCCGCAGAATCAGAAAACCTTTTGCAATATGGTGCCGCCAAACGCCAGAAAAAAGACGTGCCTCTGCTGGTTGGCAATATCGGTCACCATACCTTTGGCAAGGATGAGAATGAGCTGGTACTGTTTGATGTGCACGGCCACACGACTTTGCCGCGCGCCGACAAACAAGCGCTGGCTCAACAACTGGTGGCAGAAATCGCCTTGCGTTCCAGCCTCATTTAA
- a CDS encoding pirin family protein — protein sequence MSVISLTIPARSKDLGGFTVGRILPFAKRHLVGPFIFLDHMGPAQFEAGQGMDVRPHPHIGLATVTYLFEGSMFHRDSLGSEQEILAGAVNWMTAGRGITHSERNSDAQRAQTRTVHGLQSWVALPKEFEEVEPSFHHHASESLPVFDIGQVTLKLIAGSAYGHTAPVKIFSPLFYVEAKMPAGTQLQVPAEYAERALYLISGQISINDEAVEERTMPVFEEGANVIITATSDAHLVLLGGANLPEQRYIFWNFVSTSEARIEQAKADWKAGRFAKVPGDNEFIPLPE from the coding sequence ATGAGCGTCATCAGTCTGACCATACCTGCACGCAGCAAAGACCTTGGGGGTTTTACTGTCGGGCGCATTTTACCCTTCGCCAAACGGCACCTGGTTGGCCCATTCATCTTCCTGGACCACATGGGCCCAGCCCAATTCGAGGCCGGACAAGGCATGGATGTGCGTCCCCATCCTCACATAGGCCTGGCAACAGTCACTTATCTGTTTGAAGGCAGCATGTTCCATCGCGACAGCCTGGGCTCAGAACAAGAGATACTGGCTGGCGCAGTCAACTGGATGACTGCAGGACGCGGCATTACCCATTCAGAACGCAATAGCGATGCCCAACGTGCGCAGACGCGCACAGTACATGGCCTGCAAAGCTGGGTGGCCTTGCCGAAGGAATTTGAAGAAGTCGAGCCCTCGTTTCATCATCATGCGTCAGAGAGTTTGCCGGTGTTTGATATTGGCCAGGTGACACTAAAACTGATTGCCGGTTCTGCCTATGGGCACACGGCTCCCGTTAAAATTTTCAGCCCGTTGTTTTATGTAGAGGCAAAAATGCCTGCGGGTACACAGTTGCAAGTACCGGCAGAATATGCTGAACGTGCTTTGTATCTGATCTCAGGCCAGATCAGCATCAATGATGAAGCCGTTGAAGAACGCACCATGCCAGTCTTCGAAGAAGGTGCCAACGTGATCATTACAGCTACCAGCGACGCTCATCTGGTATTGCTGGGCGGCGCGAACCTGCCTGAACAGCGCTATATTTTCTGGAATTTTGTATCCACTTCAGAAGCGCGCATAGAACAGGCAAAAGCCGACTGGAAGGCTGGGCGCTTTGCCAAAGTCCCGGGCGACAATGAATTCATCCCATTACCTGAATAG
- a CDS encoding cold-shock protein, with product MATGTVKWFNDSKGFGFITPDDGGEDLFAHFSAIQMNGFKTLKEGQKVTFEVTQGPKGKQASNIQNP from the coding sequence ATGGCAACAGGTACCGTCAAGTGGTTCAATGATTCCAAAGGTTTCGGCTTTATCACTCCGGATGACGGTGGTGAGGATTTGTTCGCCCACTTTTCCGCAATCCAGATGAACGGCTTCAAGACCCTGAAAGAAGGTCAAAAAGTAACGTTCGAAGTCACGCAAGGCCCTAAAGGCAAGCAAGCTTCCAACATCCAAAACCCTTAA
- the clpS gene encoding ATP-dependent Clp protease adapter ClpS, whose protein sequence is MGNKQENGTILERQAQKLKPPSMYQVILLNDDYTPMEFVVAIVQEYFNKDRETAMQIMLKVHRDGKGICGVYSKDIALTKVELVLTHARKAGHPLQCVMEEV, encoded by the coding sequence ATGGGAAACAAGCAAGAAAACGGTACGATACTGGAACGTCAGGCGCAGAAGTTAAAACCGCCTTCCATGTATCAGGTAATTTTACTCAACGACGACTACACTCCTATGGAGTTTGTGGTGGCGATCGTTCAGGAATATTTTAATAAGGATCGTGAGACTGCCATGCAGATCATGCTCAAGGTGCACAGGGATGGCAAAGGGATATGTGGTGTCTATTCCAAGGATATTGCGCTGACCAAAGTGGAACTCGTTTTAACGCACGCCCGTAAGGCAGGACACCCCCTGCAATGTGTGATGGAGGAAGTATGA
- a CDS encoding OsmC family protein, which yields MSDQTIFAHIIETDENAFAVDINVSGHLIKGDEPLDAGGGNLGPAPFDLLTAALGECTAMTVRWYASQHQWPLDKVEVKLTHHKEGAQDIFKKEVILHGADLTDEQRTRLVAIAAKCPVHKTITSSPIIETTAG from the coding sequence ATGTCAGATCAAACTATCTTTGCCCATATCATTGAAACAGACGAAAACGCTTTTGCCGTAGATATCAATGTCTCTGGCCACCTGATCAAAGGTGACGAACCATTGGATGCCGGTGGCGGTAACCTGGGCCCCGCCCCATTCGACTTATTGACTGCAGCGCTGGGGGAGTGCACGGCAATGACAGTGCGCTGGTATGCGAGCCAGCATCAATGGCCTTTGGACAAGGTTGAAGTCAAATTGACACATCACAAAGAAGGCGCGCAAGACATATTCAAGAAAGAAGTCATCCTGCATGGTGCAGATTTAACTGATGAGCAAAGAACCAGACTGGTCGCCATCGCGGCAAAGTGCCCAGTGCATAAGACCATCACCAGTTCGCCCATCATAGAAACCACTGCAGGCTGA
- the lspA gene encoding signal peptidase II: protein MATKKSSAASNNPSGSRSSGSSLIPWLGLAAIIILLDQVSKITIDKAFTYGETLGITSFFNLTLAYNQGAAFNFLAAQGGWQRYFFTAIGLIAATYITYLLKRHAGQKLFCTALSLIMGGALGNVIDRVIYGHVIDFLDFHYKEIYHFAAFNIADSAICIGAALFILDELRRVKK, encoded by the coding sequence ATGGCAACCAAAAAAAGTTCTGCTGCTTCCAATAATCCTTCAGGTTCCCGCTCTTCGGGTTCCAGTCTGATACCCTGGCTGGGTCTGGCGGCTATCATTATTCTGCTTGATCAGGTAAGCAAGATTACGATCGACAAGGCCTTTACCTATGGTGAAACCCTGGGCATCACCTCGTTTTTCAATCTGACCCTGGCTTACAATCAAGGGGCAGCTTTCAACTTCCTGGCAGCGCAAGGCGGCTGGCAGCGTTACTTCTTTACAGCAATCGGTTTAATCGCCGCAACTTACATCACCTACCTGCTGAAGCGCCATGCAGGACAAAAACTGTTTTGCACGGCGTTGTCCCTGATCATGGGCGGGGCACTGGGCAATGTCATTGACAGGGTAATATATGGTCATGTCATCGATTTTCTGGATTTTCATTATAAGGAAATCTATCACTTTGCAGCCTTTAACATCGCTGACAGCGCGATTTGCATAGGTGCGGCATTATTCATACTTGATGAACTACGTCGTGTGAAAAAATAA
- the clpA gene encoding ATP-dependent Clp protease ATP-binding subunit ClpA, producing the protein MIAQELEVSLHMAFVEARQARYEFITVEHLLLALLDNPSAAEVLRACAVNIEDLRKTLGNFITDNTPTVPGTNEVDTQPTLGFQRVIQRAIMHVQSASNGKKEVTGANVLVAIFGEKDSHAVYYLHQQGVTRLDVVNFISHGVRKDSHNEVPKSPEGGEENQAEAQAKENPLDQFTQNLNKAAAEGKIDPLIGRDNEVERVIQILCRRRKNNPLLVGEAGVGKTAIAEGLAWRITQSDVPDILQNAVVYSLDMGALLAGTKYRGDFELRLKGVLKQLKDTPNGILFIDEIHTIIGAGSASGGTLDASNLLKPALSSGQLKCIGATTYTEYRGVFEKDHALARRFQKIDVNEPTVEQTVQILRGLKAKFEEHHNVKYSASALTTAAELSARFINDRHLPDKAIDVIDEAGAAQRILPKSKQKKTIGKADIEDIISKIARIPPQTVNQDDRSKLQTIERDLKNVVFGQEPAIEALASSIKMARAGLGKTDKPIGSFLFSGPTGVGKTEVAKQLAFTLGIELIRFDMSEYMERHAVSRLIGAPPGYVGFDQGGLMTEAITKKPHAVLLLDEIEKAHPDVFNILLQVMDHGTLTDNNGRKADFRNVIIIMTTNAGAESLQKRSIGFNDSKEAGDEMADIKRMFTPEFRNRLDAIISFRALDEEIILRVVDKFLMQLEEQLHEKKVEATFSDNLRKFLGKKGFDPLMGARPMARLIQDMIRKALADELLFGKLVTGGRVIVDLDDKDQIKLEFSEGDATPPEASQEVVEVE; encoded by the coding sequence ATGATTGCGCAAGAACTGGAAGTTAGTTTGCACATGGCTTTTGTCGAGGCCAGGCAGGCTCGTTATGAATTCATCACGGTAGAGCACCTGCTGCTCGCCTTGCTGGATAACCCTTCTGCTGCGGAGGTGTTAAGAGCCTGCGCAGTGAATATCGAGGATTTGCGCAAAACCCTGGGTAATTTTATTACTGATAATACCCCTACAGTTCCTGGCACCAATGAGGTGGATACCCAGCCTACGCTTGGTTTCCAGCGCGTGATACAGCGCGCCATCATGCACGTGCAGTCTGCCTCAAATGGCAAGAAAGAGGTGACTGGTGCGAATGTGCTGGTCGCCATCTTCGGTGAAAAGGATTCGCATGCTGTGTATTATTTACATCAGCAGGGCGTGACACGTCTGGATGTGGTCAACTTCATTTCGCATGGCGTACGTAAAGATAGCCATAACGAAGTACCAAAATCACCTGAAGGCGGTGAAGAAAACCAGGCCGAAGCACAAGCCAAGGAAAATCCGCTGGATCAGTTCACCCAGAACCTGAACAAGGCCGCTGCTGAAGGCAAGATAGACCCGCTGATAGGCCGCGACAACGAAGTAGAGCGCGTGATCCAGATCCTTTGCCGTCGCCGCAAAAACAATCCTTTGCTGGTGGGTGAAGCCGGTGTTGGTAAAACAGCTATTGCCGAGGGCCTGGCATGGCGCATCACGCAAAGTGATGTACCTGATATTTTGCAAAACGCTGTTGTCTATTCTCTGGATATGGGGGCTTTGCTCGCAGGTACCAAATACCGTGGCGACTTTGAGTTGCGCCTCAAGGGTGTGCTTAAACAGCTCAAAGACACGCCTAACGGCATTTTGTTCATTGATGAAATCCATACCATCATTGGTGCGGGTTCTGCATCCGGTGGTACGCTGGATGCGTCCAATCTCTTGAAACCAGCCTTGTCCAGTGGACAACTGAAGTGCATAGGTGCGACCACTTATACAGAATACCGTGGTGTTTTTGAAAAAGACCATGCACTGGCACGTCGTTTCCAGAAAATCGATGTCAACGAACCAACGGTAGAACAAACCGTACAAATCTTGCGTGGCTTGAAAGCCAAGTTCGAAGAGCATCACAACGTCAAGTATTCAGCGTCTGCGCTGACGACTGCGGCAGAGCTGTCTGCACGATTCATCAATGACCGTCATTTGCCTGACAAGGCGATTGATGTCATCGACGAGGCTGGTGCTGCGCAGCGTATTTTGCCCAAGTCCAAGCAAAAGAAAACCATAGGCAAGGCCGATATCGAAGACATCATTTCGAAAATCGCCCGTATTCCGCCACAGACTGTTAACCAGGATGACCGCAGCAAACTGCAAACCATAGAACGCGACCTGAAAAATGTCGTGTTTGGCCAGGAGCCTGCGATTGAAGCCTTGGCTTCCTCGATCAAGATGGCGCGTGCTGGCCTCGGCAAGACAGACAAGCCTATTGGTTCCTTCCTGTTCTCAGGTCCCACCGGTGTGGGCAAAACCGAGGTTGCCAAGCAACTGGCATTCACCCTTGGTATAGAATTGATACGCTTTGACATGTCTGAATACATGGAGCGCCATGCCGTCAGCCGTCTGATTGGTGCGCCTCCGGGTTATGTCGGCTTTGATCAGGGTGGTTTGATGACTGAGGCCATCACCAAAAAACCACATGCCGTGTTGTTGCTGGATGAAATTGAAAAAGCGCATCCTGATGTTTTCAACATCTTGTTGCAGGTGATGGACCATGGCACGTTAACAGATAACAACGGTCGCAAGGCAGATTTCCGCAATGTGATCATTATCATGACGACCAATGCCGGTGCTGAAAGTTTGCAAAAACGTTCTATCGGTTTCAACGACAGCAAAGAAGCTGGCGATGAAATGGCGGATATCAAACGCATGTTTACGCCAGAGTTCCGTAACCGTCTGGATGCCATTATCAGCTTCCGCGCACTCGACGAAGAGATCATCTTGCGTGTGGTCGACAAATTCCTCATGCAGCTCGAAGAGCAATTGCATGAGAAAAAAGTTGAAGCTACCTTTAGTGATAATTTGCGCAAGTTCCTCGGTAAAAAAGGCTTTGATCCTTTGATGGGCGCAAGACCTATGGCGCGCTTGATACAGGATATGATACGCAAAGCCTTGGCGGATGAGCTCTTATTCGGTAAGCTGGTGACAGGCGGACGTGTGATTGTTGATCTTGACGATAAAGACCAGATAAAACTGGAATTTTCTGAAGGCGATGCCACCCCACCAGAGGCATCACAAGAGGTGGTGGAAGTAGAATAA
- the dut gene encoding dUTP diphosphatase has product MKNIDLKILDSRMKDMLPAYGTPGSAGLDLRACIDEAITIQPGQTVLIPTGLAIHIADPGYAAMILPRSGMGHKNGIVLGNLVGLIDSDYQGQLMVSTWNRGQSEFTLQPMERLAQLIIVPVLQVGFNIVDEFGQSERGEGGFGSTGKH; this is encoded by the coding sequence ATGAAAAACATAGACCTGAAAATCCTCGACAGCCGCATGAAAGACATGCTGCCAGCCTACGGCACACCTGGCAGCGCCGGCCTGGACCTGCGTGCCTGCATAGATGAAGCGATTACCATACAACCCGGCCAGACAGTGTTGATCCCTACCGGTTTGGCCATCCACATCGCCGACCCAGGCTATGCCGCCATGATCCTGCCACGCAGCGGCATGGGCCATAAAAACGGTATCGTGCTGGGCAACCTGGTCGGCCTGATTGATTCTGACTACCAGGGCCAGTTGATGGTATCAACCTGGAACCGTGGCCAGTCAGAGTTCACCCTGCAACCTATGGAAAGACTGGCGCAACTGATCATCGTGCCGGTGCTGCAAGTCGGTTTTAATATCGTCGATGAATTTGGACAGAGTGAGCGTGGTGAGGGTGGGTTTGGTAGTACGGGCAAGCATTAA
- a CDS encoding NADPH-dependent FMN reductase — protein MKLLAFAASSSKKSINKQLVTYAARQVAGAEVELLDLNDYELPLFSVDKEADLGKPALAQAFLDRIAASDAILISFAEHNGSYSAAYKNLFDWCSRANAKVFQGKPMVMLSTSPGARGGASVLAAATGSAPFFGGQLKASLSVPAFHENFDVEKQELKNEELKAKLVAVLASLA, from the coding sequence ATGAAATTACTCGCCTTCGCCGCCAGCAGCAGCAAAAAATCCATCAACAAACAATTGGTCACTTATGCTGCCAGGCAGGTCGCAGGTGCTGAAGTTGAATTGCTGGATTTGAATGACTATGAACTGCCTTTGTTCAGCGTAGATAAAGAAGCAGACCTGGGCAAGCCGGCACTGGCGCAGGCATTCCTGGACAGGATCGCTGCCAGCGACGCCATCCTGATTTCTTTTGCTGAGCATAATGGCTCATACAGCGCTGCCTATAAAAACCTGTTTGACTGGTGCTCACGTGCCAATGCCAAGGTGTTCCAGGGCAAGCCCATGGTCATGCTTTCGACCTCTCCTGGTGCACGTGGTGGTGCCAGTGTACTGGCTGCAGCCACAGGATCTGCTCCATTCTTTGGCGGGCAACTGAAGGCAAGTTTGTCTGTGCCTGCGTTCCATGAAAATTTTGATGTGGAGAAGCAGGAATTGAAGAATGAGGAGTTGAAAGCTAAATTGGTTGCGGTGCTGGCCAGCCTCGCTTGA
- a CDS encoding cache domain-containing protein, whose amino-acid sequence MKLRHKIILLAVVPLLLAFAGIAMAVFYQATFLAKQQRSTIEQAYLSSKEAELKHYVTLGTAAIAHLYNGKQQGPATQEEAKKILAALDFGDDGYFYIYDMDGKNLMHPRRPDLVGQDLWNMTDPQGSLTIQNLLNKARAGGGAIRYMWEKPSMHKVMPKLGYVVHLEKWGWMMGTGIYLDDVDTALNKIDVQVAKNIQSTMSWIAGIAIISALLIALSGLALNITESRLAEAKLKVLAQSVVSSQEDERARLSRDLHDGLSQLLVSVKLQIESGQVKLHQAGAGPEAAKLSFARATDQLNEALSEVRRISHNLRPALLDDLGLVAAFEHLCDEFEHASGLPVSFHASGDFHALDEIGNTVLFRVAQEALTNIHKHAQQVSQVNVHLLSDAENINLIISDDGRGFDIKGVANHPHRGIGLSNMRERLAAINGSLQLQSDTSGTTVTASIPNGDNQ is encoded by the coding sequence ATGAAGCTCAGGCATAAAATCATATTGCTGGCTGTTGTCCCGCTGCTGCTGGCTTTTGCCGGTATTGCCATGGCGGTATTTTATCAGGCGACTTTTTTGGCAAAACAGCAAAGAAGCACGATAGAGCAAGCCTACCTGTCCAGCAAAGAAGCTGAACTCAAGCATTATGTCACCCTCGGCACTGCAGCCATTGCCCACCTTTACAATGGCAAGCAGCAAGGCCCTGCCACGCAGGAAGAAGCCAAGAAAATACTCGCGGCCCTGGATTTTGGGGATGATGGGTATTTTTACATCTACGACATGGATGGTAAAAATCTTATGCATCCCCGCCGGCCTGACCTGGTAGGCCAGGACTTGTGGAATATGACCGATCCCCAGGGCAGCCTGACCATACAAAACCTGCTCAATAAAGCCAGGGCAGGAGGCGGGGCTATCCGTTATATGTGGGAAAAACCTTCGATGCACAAGGTCATGCCCAAACTCGGCTATGTGGTGCACCTGGAAAAATGGGGCTGGATGATGGGTACGGGGATCTATCTCGACGACGTTGATACCGCCCTCAATAAAATTGATGTGCAAGTGGCAAAAAACATACAAAGCACCATGTCATGGATCGCTGGCATCGCCATTATCAGCGCCTTGCTGATTGCCCTGTCCGGCCTGGCCCTGAATATCACTGAATCGCGGCTTGCCGAAGCCAAGCTCAAGGTACTCGCACAAAGCGTGGTCAGCTCGCAGGAAGATGAGCGTGCCCGTCTGTCCCGTGACCTGCATGATGGCCTGAGTCAGCTACTGGTTTCCGTCAAGCTGCAGATCGAATCAGGTCAGGTCAAACTGCATCAGGCAGGCGCAGGCCCGGAAGCGGCAAAACTGTCATTTGCCCGTGCCACAGACCAGCTCAATGAAGCACTCAGCGAAGTCAGGCGCATCTCCCACAACCTGCGCCCTGCCCTGCTCGATGATCTGGGCCTGGTGGCCGCCTTTGAACATCTGTGCGATGAGTTTGAACATGCCAGTGGCTTGCCGGTCAGTTTTCATGCTTCTGGCGACTTCCATGCGCTCGATGAAATCGGCAACACCGTCCTGTTCAGGGTGGCACAGGAAGCCCTGACGAATATACATAAACATGCGCAGCAAGTCAGCCAGGTCAATGTGCACCTGCTCAGCGACGCTGAAAACATCAATCTCATCATCAGCGATGACGGACGCGGGTTTGATATCAAGGGTGTGGCGAACCACCCACATCGTGGCATAGGCCTGAGCAATATGCGTGAACGTCTGGCTGCGATTAATGGTAGTTTGCAATTACAATCCGATACCAGCGGCACGACTGTCACCGCCAGCATACCAAATGGAGATAACCAATGA